A genomic segment from Paramixta manurensis encodes:
- the rlmD gene encoding 23S rRNA (uracil(1939)-C(5))-methyltransferase RlmD, with amino-acid sequence MAQFYSAKRRVTTRQTITVTIDELDVFGQGVARHQGKALFVSGALPGEQAEVEIVEDKRQYARAKTRRLLNQSPERVTPLCPHFSVCGGCQQQHASQALQQRSKARWLAHLLSRETGREVPIDEVLSDGAWQYRRRARLGLNYQAKSRRLQMGFRQAASAELVDITQCPILKPELNALLMPLRACLSELRAVRRLGHVELVQADNGPLLVLRHLDALHAEDRQKLERFSHQHRVALFLAPDSETLEQVNGEMPFYQVDDLRLTFSPRDFIQVNEAVNQQMVAKALAWLDIQSDDRILDLFCGMGNFTLPLAKRAQNVVGVEGVTALVNKGAYNAGVNYLKNVAFFHANLEEDVTRQPWAAQGFTKVLLDPARAGAAGVMQHITKLAPHRVVYVSCNPTTLARDSQTLLAAGYQLERVAMLDMFPHTGHLESMVLFSKA; translated from the coding sequence ATGGCGCAATTCTACTCTGCAAAACGGCGTGTGACGACCCGACAAACGATTACTGTGACGATTGATGAACTGGATGTGTTCGGCCAGGGCGTCGCGCGTCATCAAGGGAAAGCCTTGTTTGTCAGCGGCGCATTGCCAGGAGAGCAGGCTGAAGTCGAGATCGTGGAGGATAAGCGTCAATATGCGCGTGCCAAAACTCGCCGGCTGCTGAATCAGAGCCCGGAACGTGTCACGCCATTGTGCCCCCATTTTAGCGTCTGCGGCGGCTGCCAGCAGCAACACGCTTCGCAGGCTTTGCAACAGCGTAGTAAAGCGCGTTGGCTGGCACATTTATTAAGCCGCGAAACCGGACGGGAAGTGCCGATTGATGAAGTACTTAGTGACGGTGCCTGGCAATATCGCCGCCGCGCCCGTCTCGGCTTGAACTACCAGGCCAAAAGCCGCCGCTTACAAATGGGCTTCCGTCAGGCCGCTTCCGCCGAGTTGGTGGATATCACGCAATGCCCCATTTTGAAGCCCGAACTTAACGCATTACTCATGCCCTTACGCGCCTGCTTATCCGAGTTGCGCGCAGTGCGGCGGTTGGGGCATGTGGAGCTGGTGCAGGCGGATAATGGCCCGCTACTGGTATTACGCCATCTTGATGCATTGCATGCTGAAGATCGGCAAAAACTGGAACGATTTTCGCATCAGCATCGCGTGGCCCTGTTTTTAGCGCCGGATAGCGAAACGCTGGAGCAGGTTAACGGCGAGATGCCCTTTTACCAGGTCGACGATCTCCGGCTGACGTTCAGTCCACGGGATTTTATCCAAGTTAATGAGGCGGTTAACCAGCAAATGGTGGCGAAAGCGCTGGCCTGGCTCGATATCCAATCCGACGACCGTATACTGGATCTGTTCTGCGGTATGGGGAACTTTACTCTGCCGTTGGCAAAACGAGCGCAAAATGTTGTCGGTGTGGAGGGCGTTACAGCTTTAGTAAATAAGGGTGCGTATAATGCGGGTGTGAATTATCTTAAAAACGTTGCTTTTTTTCACGCCAATCTGGAAGAAGATGTGACGCGCCAGCCTTGGGCAGCGCAGGGATTTACCAAAGTGTTATTGGATCCAGCTCGCGCGGGCGCGGCGGGTGTAATGCAACACATTACCAAACTCGCACCGCATCGTGTTGTCTACGTTTCCTGTAATCCGACTACACTTGCCCGGGACAGTCAGACCTTGCTGGCTGCCGGTTACCAATTGGAAAGGGTCGCGATGCTCGATATGTTCCCGCATACCGGGCATCTCGAATCCATGGTGCTGTTTAGTAAAGCATAA
- the barA gene encoding two-component sensor histidine kinase BarA, with product MTKYSLRARMMILILAPTLMIGLLLSTFFVVHRYNELQHQLIDAGANIIEPLAVSSEYGMTFHSRESVRELVSLLHRRHSDIVRAITVFDDQNQVFVTSNYHLNPDLLRTPDTTKLLPGIAIERSGNAMILRTPIVSESYYPDESPGQDAKPTGNPLGYVAIELDLQSVRLQQYKEVFVSTLLLLFCLCIAMLFAYRLMRDVTGPIRNMVSTVDRIRRGQLDSRVEGYMLGELDMLKNGINSMAMSLTAYHEEMQQNIDQATYDLRETLEQMEIQNVELDLAKKRAQEAARIKSEFLANMSHELRTPLNGVIGFTRQTLKTPLSGTQRDYLHTIERSANNLLSIINDVLDFSKLEAGRLILESIPFPLRTTLDETLVLLAPSAHEKGLELTIHIQNDVPDNAIGDPLRLQQIITNLIGNAIKFTERGNIDIRVEKRSQSTGKMELEVQVHDTGIGISEKQQSQLFQAFRQADASISRRHGGTGLGLVITQRLVNEMGGEISFHSRLNHGSTFWFHISLELNPNAASDPRALACLEGKRFAYVEANPAAAAATLDMLSTTPMHISYSTNINGLSEPHYDILLLGIPVSQRHNHDMSQELINALLARADCVMVAVPSQMQLYAEELKARGIGVCLTKPVSLTRLLPAVLELHARKIYDLPERHRLPLTVMAVDDNPANLKLIGALLEEQVETILLCDSGEKALLLARENALDIILMDIQMPEIDGLRASEMIRQLPQHANTPIVAVTAHAIDGEREQLMKAGMNDFLAKPIDEVKLSHLLARYAPGIQPTLPAALPAVLPSLDWQLALRQAANKPALARDLLQMLLDFLPEVRQLVEQRLAENSAQGLGEMIHKLHGSASYSGVPRMKQLCQHLEHSLRQGSALAELEPELLELLDEMENVESLAKAHLQEGEEPV from the coding sequence ATGACCAAATATAGCCTGCGGGCACGAATGATGATCCTTATCCTGGCGCCCACGTTGATGATTGGCCTGCTGCTGAGCACCTTCTTCGTGGTGCATCGGTATAACGAACTTCAGCATCAGTTAATTGATGCTGGCGCCAATATCATCGAACCGCTGGCGGTTTCCAGCGAATATGGCATGACCTTTCATAGCCGCGAATCGGTGCGCGAACTGGTTAGTTTGTTACATCGGCGTCATTCCGATATTGTTCGCGCCATCACGGTATTTGACGATCAAAACCAGGTTTTCGTCACCTCCAACTACCATCTTAATCCCGATTTATTGCGTACCCCGGATACCACCAAACTGTTGCCGGGCATTGCCATTGAACGCAGTGGCAATGCCATGATTTTGCGCACGCCGATTGTGTCAGAAAGCTACTATCCGGATGAGTCGCCGGGTCAGGACGCTAAACCTACCGGCAATCCGTTAGGCTATGTCGCCATTGAATTAGATCTACAATCGGTGCGTTTGCAGCAATATAAAGAAGTGTTTGTTTCCACCCTATTGCTGCTGTTTTGCCTCTGCATCGCAATGCTTTTCGCCTACCGTCTGATGCGGGATGTCACCGGGCCGATTCGGAACATGGTCAGTACCGTTGACCGTATCCGCCGCGGGCAGTTGGATAGCCGCGTAGAAGGTTACATGCTCGGCGAGTTAGATATGTTGAAAAACGGCATCAACTCAATGGCCATGTCGCTCACCGCTTATCACGAAGAGATGCAGCAAAATATCGATCAGGCGACCTATGACCTGCGTGAAACGCTGGAGCAGATGGAAATTCAGAACGTCGAACTGGATCTGGCGAAAAAGCGCGCCCAGGAAGCGGCACGTATCAAATCTGAATTCCTCGCCAATATGTCGCATGAGTTACGTACTCCGCTTAACGGCGTGATTGGTTTCACGCGGCAAACGCTTAAAACGCCGCTCAGCGGCACGCAGCGCGATTATTTACATACCATTGAACGCTCGGCGAATAACCTGTTAAGCATCATTAATGACGTGTTGGATTTCTCTAAGCTGGAAGCCGGGCGGCTGATTCTGGAATCGATCCCGTTCCCGCTGCGCACGACGCTGGATGAAACGTTGGTACTGCTGGCGCCCTCAGCGCACGAAAAAGGTCTGGAACTGACCATTCATATTCAAAATGATGTGCCGGACAACGCGATTGGCGATCCGCTGCGCTTGCAGCAGATCATTACCAATCTGATAGGCAATGCGATCAAGTTTACCGAGCGTGGGAACATCGATATTCGGGTAGAAAAACGCTCGCAGAGTACCGGCAAAATGGAGCTGGAAGTCCAAGTGCATGATACCGGCATCGGTATTTCCGAGAAACAACAGTCACAACTGTTTCAAGCCTTCCGCCAGGCTGATGCTAGCATCTCGCGCCGTCATGGCGGCACCGGCCTGGGGCTGGTGATTACCCAGCGGTTGGTGAATGAAATGGGCGGCGAAATCTCCTTTCATAGCCGCCTCAATCATGGCTCTACATTTTGGTTCCACATTAGTCTGGAACTCAACCCGAACGCCGCCAGCGATCCGCGCGCGTTAGCCTGCCTGGAAGGGAAGCGTTTCGCTTACGTAGAAGCCAACCCGGCGGCAGCGGCAGCTACCCTGGATATGCTTAGCACCACGCCAATGCATATCAGCTATAGCACCAATATTAACGGCCTGTCAGAGCCGCATTACGACATCCTGCTGTTAGGGATACCGGTTTCGCAGCGCCATAACCATGACATGTCGCAGGAGCTGATTAATGCGTTGTTGGCGCGCGCCGATTGCGTGATGGTGGCAGTGCCAAGTCAAATGCAGTTGTACGCCGAAGAGTTGAAAGCGCGCGGTATCGGCGTCTGTTTAACCAAGCCAGTTAGCCTAACGCGCCTCTTGCCGGCGGTGCTCGAACTCCACGCGCGCAAAATTTACGATCTGCCCGAACGGCATCGCTTACCGCTTACCGTCATGGCGGTAGATGATAACCCGGCGAATCTCAAGCTGATTGGCGCCCTACTGGAGGAGCAGGTAGAGACAATTTTGCTGTGCGACAGTGGCGAGAAGGCACTATTGCTGGCTCGGGAAAATGCGTTGGACATCATCCTGATGGATATTCAAATGCCTGAAATTGATGGGTTGCGCGCCAGCGAGATGATCCGCCAATTGCCACAGCATGCCAATACGCCGATTGTTGCGGTTACCGCGCATGCGATTGACGGCGAACGCGAACAACTGATGAAAGCGGGCATGAATGATTTTCTTGCCAAACCGATTGACGAAGTAAAATTGAGCCACCTACTGGCGCGTTACGCGCCGGGTATTCAACCCACGCTTCCGGCGGCGCTGCCCGCGGTTTTGCCGTCGCTCGATTGGCAGTTGGCGCTCAGGCAGGCGGCAAATAAGCCAGCGCTCGCTCGCGATCTCTTGCAAATGCTGCTCGATTTTTTACCTGAGGTACGCCAGTTGGTTGAGCAACGTTTGGCGGAAAATAGTGCGCAGGGGCTGGGTGAAATGATCCATAAGTTGCACGGTAGCGCCAGCTATAGCGGCGTGCCGCGTATGAAACAGCTTTGTCAGCACCTGGAGCACAGTTTGCGCCAGGGAAGCGCTCTGGCCGAGCTGGAGCCTGAACTGCTGGAGTTGCTGGATGAGATGGAGAATGTTGAAAGCCTGGCGAAAGCGCATTTACAAGAGGGCGAGGAGCCGGTGTAA
- a CDS encoding glycerate kinase, with protein MKIVIAPDSWKESLSALQVASAIEAGFREIFPTAEYVKLPLADGGEGTVEAMVAATNGRIINLDVTGPLGEPVAAFYGVSGDERCAFIEMAAASGLERVPSSRRDPWVTTSYGTGELIRDALDNGVKHFIIGIGGSATNDGGAGMVQALGARLLNARGEALGFGGGALLDLAHIDISALDARIKHCRFEVACDVTNPLTGEEGASAIFGPQKGATPERVKQLDAALAHYACVIQRDLGIDVLTIPGGGAAGGMGAALHAFCQADLRRGIEIVTDALGLDALVKEATWVITGEGRIDSQTLQGKVPVGVAKVAKRYHKPVIGIAGSLSNDVAVVHQHGLDAVFSVVSRVCSLEEALEQAAENLRMTARNVAATLAMGLAESHQ; from the coding sequence ATGAAAATCGTCATTGCGCCGGATTCGTGGAAAGAGAGTTTATCCGCTCTACAGGTGGCTTCGGCGATCGAGGCGGGGTTTCGTGAGATCTTTCCCACCGCTGAGTACGTAAAGCTGCCGCTGGCGGATGGCGGTGAAGGGACGGTAGAAGCAATGGTGGCGGCGACCAACGGGCGTATTATCAACCTTGACGTCACCGGGCCATTGGGCGAACCGGTTGCGGCTTTTTACGGGGTGTCAGGCGATGAGCGCTGCGCGTTTATTGAGATGGCGGCGGCAAGCGGGCTGGAACGCGTGCCCTCCAGCCGACGCGATCCGTGGGTCACCACCTCATACGGTACCGGCGAATTGATTCGCGATGCGCTGGATAACGGCGTCAAACATTTTATTATTGGTATCGGCGGCAGCGCCACTAACGATGGCGGCGCCGGTATGGTACAGGCGTTGGGCGCGCGTTTGTTGAATGCGCGCGGCGAAGCGCTTGGGTTTGGCGGTGGGGCGTTATTAGACTTAGCGCATATTGATATTAGCGCGCTTGATGCACGTATTAAGCACTGCCGTTTTGAAGTGGCGTGCGATGTCACCAATCCATTAACCGGCGAGGAGGGCGCATCGGCGATTTTTGGGCCGCAAAAAGGCGCCACGCCGGAGCGCGTTAAACAGTTAGATGCGGCGTTAGCGCACTACGCCTGCGTTATTCAACGTGATTTAGGGATTGATGTTCTGACCATTCCCGGCGGCGGGGCGGCAGGCGGTATGGGCGCCGCGTTACATGCTTTTTGTCAGGCAGACCTGCGCCGGGGTATTGAGATCGTTACCGACGCGTTGGGATTGGATGCGTTGGTGAAAGAGGCAACGTGGGTGATTACCGGCGAAGGGCGTATTGATAGCCAGACCCTACAGGGTAAAGTGCCGGTCGGCGTGGCGAAAGTCGCTAAACGCTATCACAAGCCGGTGATTGGTATTGCCGGGAGTCTGTCTAACGATGTAGCGGTAGTCCATCAACATGGGCTGGACGCGGTATTTAGCGTTGTCTCCCGTGTTTGTTCGCTGGAAGAGGCGCTAGAGCAGGCGGCGGAGAATTTGCGTATGACGGCGCGTAATGTCGCCGCCACGCTGGCGATGGGCCTGGCGGAGAGTCATCAATAA
- a CDS encoding flavodoxin, whose amino-acid sequence MAQVGIFVGTVYGNALLVAEEAEPILQQQGHEVTIFEDPSLSDWQRYSDKVALVVTSTTGQGDFPDSIADLFQAIKDQLGHQPQLRYGVIALGDSSYDHFCGAGKNFDALLQEQGATRIGEVLTVDASEDPEPESVTSPWVETWAESL is encoded by the coding sequence ATGGCGCAGGTGGGTATTTTCGTTGGAACGGTGTATGGCAATGCGTTGTTGGTGGCAGAAGAAGCGGAACCCATTTTGCAGCAGCAGGGCCATGAGGTAACCATTTTTGAAGATCCCTCGTTGAGTGATTGGCAGCGCTATAGCGATAAAGTGGCGTTGGTAGTGACCTCGACCACCGGGCAGGGTGATTTTCCCGATAGCATCGCCGACCTGTTTCAGGCGATCAAAGACCAACTGGGTCATCAACCACAATTACGCTATGGCGTGATCGCACTAGGCGATAGTAGTTATGATCATTTTTGCGGCGCCGGGAAAAATTTTGACGCTTTGCTGCAAGAGCAGGGCGCAACGCGTATTGGCGAGGTGTTAACCGTCGATGCCAGCGAAGATCCTGAACCAGAGAGCGTTACTTCACCGTGGGTTGAAACCTGGGCTGAGAGTTTATGA
- the truC gene encoding tRNA pseudouridine(65) synthase TruC: MLEILYQDPWLVAVNKPAGWLVHRSWLDRKEKVVVMQTVRDQIGQHVFTVHRLDRPTSGVLLMGLSSEVGRLLAQQFEQHQIRKTYHAVVRGWLEGAAELDYPLTEELDKIADKFSSADKAPQPAISHYRSLAITEMPVAIGRYDCARYSLVELEPKTGRKHQLRRHMAHLRHPIIGDSSHGDLRQNRGAAQHFGCNRLMLHASSLALTHPVTGEPLTLRAGLDDVWRQAMAQFGWQSCFPDLAGVEFASSARQDRALD; encoded by the coding sequence ATGCTGGAAATACTGTATCAAGACCCCTGGCTGGTGGCGGTGAATAAACCGGCTGGCTGGTTAGTACATCGCAGTTGGCTCGATCGCAAAGAAAAAGTGGTGGTGATGCAAACGGTACGCGACCAGATTGGTCAACACGTTTTTACCGTGCATCGCCTTGATCGGCCTACCTCCGGCGTGCTGTTAATGGGGCTTTCCAGCGAGGTGGGGCGCTTATTGGCGCAGCAGTTCGAACAACACCAAATCCGTAAAACTTATCATGCGGTGGTGCGTGGTTGGCTGGAAGGCGCCGCCGAGTTGGATTACCCGCTCACTGAAGAGCTTGACAAGATTGCCGACAAATTTTCCAGTGCGGATAAAGCGCCGCAGCCAGCGATTAGCCACTATCGCTCGCTGGCAATAACGGAAATGCCGGTCGCGATCGGGCGCTATGATTGCGCGCGCTACAGCTTGGTGGAGTTGGAGCCGAAAACCGGGCGTAAACATCAGCTTCGTCGTCATATGGCCCATTTACGCCACCCGATTATCGGCGACAGCTCGCATGGCGATTTGCGGCAAAACCGTGGCGCGGCGCAGCATTTTGGCTGTAATCGTTTGATGCTGCATGCCAGCAGTCTGGCGTTAACTCATCCAGTGACCGGCGAACCGTTAACGCTGCGCGCCGGGTTGGATGATGTCTGGCGACAAGCGATGGCGCAATTCGGCTGGCAAAGCTGTTTCCCTGATCTCGCCGGGGTTGAGTTTGCCTCGTCGGCGCGTCAGGATAGAGCATTAGATTAA
- a CDS encoding YqcC family protein has product MNHEQQVRQALLDVEQVLKTHQLWQSHAPESQAFSSTEPFCVDTMQPLEWLQWVLLPRMWALLDAGASLPQNFAITPYYEMALEAALPGRIALLVRLTALDALFTRQAD; this is encoded by the coding sequence ATGAACCACGAACAACAGGTGCGTCAGGCATTGCTGGACGTTGAGCAAGTTCTAAAGACCCACCAACTGTGGCAAAGCCACGCGCCGGAAAGCCAGGCATTTAGCAGCACTGAACCCTTTTGCGTTGACACCATGCAGCCGCTTGAGTGGCTGCAATGGGTATTGCTTCCCCGGATGTGGGCGCTACTGGATGCAGGTGCGTCGTTGCCGCAAAATTTTGCCATCACACCGTATTACGAAATGGCGTTGGAAGCAGCGTTGCCGGGGCGAATCGCGCTATTAGTGCGCCTTACCGCGCTGGATGCGCTTTTCACCCGGCAGGCCGACTAA
- the syd gene encoding SecY-interacting protein produces the protein MTEETSAALREFTRRYCQQWQQQHGHLPASEELYGVASPCVTETRGDEVYWQPVPFSLAQNLEAVERALDLRIQPALTAWYTTQFAGDMQARLDETTMTLIQVWSEEDFVRVQENLIGHLVMKRRLKHSPTLFIATTSSELEVISLCNLSGEVILEQLGTAKRKTLAPDLPHFLDVLDPVL, from the coding sequence ATGACAGAAGAGACCTCCGCCGCGTTGCGGGAATTTACCCGGCGCTATTGCCAGCAATGGCAGCAACAACATGGCCATCTCCCGGCCAGCGAGGAGCTGTACGGCGTGGCATCGCCTTGCGTGACCGAAACGCGCGGCGATGAAGTTTACTGGCAGCCGGTGCCGTTTAGCCTGGCGCAAAATCTTGAGGCGGTAGAACGCGCATTGGATTTACGTATCCAGCCGGCATTAACCGCGTGGTACACCACGCAATTTGCCGGAGATATGCAGGCGCGGCTGGACGAAACCACCATGACGTTGATTCAGGTATGGAGCGAGGAAGATTTTGTTCGCGTTCAGGAGAACTTGATTGGGCATTTGGTGATGAAACGGCGTTTAAAACATTCACCAACGCTATTTATTGCCACCACCTCCTCTGAGTTAGAGGTGATTTCGCTGTGTAATCTCAGTGGAGAAGTCATCCTTGAGCAACTCGGTACCGCGAAGCGAAAGACGTTGGCGCCTGATTTACCTCATTTTCTCGACGTATTGGATCCTGTTTTGTAA
- the queF gene encoding NADPH-dependent 7-cyano-7-deazaguanine reductase QueF (Catalyzes the NADPH-dependent reduction of 7-cyano-7-deazaguanine (preQ0) to 7-aminomethyl-7-deazaguanine (preQ1) in queuosine biosynthesis) translates to MSSHERHQALEGLSLGKPTAYHDHYDASLLQAVPRSMNREPLGLYPDNLPFHGADIWTLYELSWLNAKGVPQVAVGEVILQANSINLIESKSFKLYLNSFNQTKFADWGQVRQTLERDLSACAQGEVSVALFRLQEVEGQPIGHFDGYCIDEQDIEIERYQFNADYLANATHTDRVEETLVSHLLKSNCLITHQPDWGSVQIRYRGPRISREALLRYLVSFRHHNEFHEQCVERIFNDLMHYCQPEYLAVYARYTRRGGLDINPWRANGDFTPTHSRLVRQ, encoded by the coding sequence ATGTCTTCTCACGAACGGCACCAGGCGCTTGAAGGCCTGAGTTTAGGCAAACCGACGGCGTATCACGACCATTATGACGCCAGTTTGTTACAGGCGGTTCCCCGCAGTATGAACCGGGAACCGCTCGGCCTTTATCCCGATAACCTGCCCTTTCACGGCGCGGATATTTGGACATTGTATGAACTCTCCTGGTTGAACGCCAAAGGCGTCCCGCAAGTTGCGGTGGGAGAAGTAATCCTGCAGGCCAACAGTATTAACCTGATTGAATCAAAAAGCTTCAAGCTTTATCTCAACAGTTTCAATCAGACCAAATTTGCCGATTGGGGCCAGGTACGTCAAACGCTGGAGCGTGACCTTAGCGCTTGCGCGCAGGGCGAGGTCAGCGTTGCGCTCTTCCGCTTACAGGAAGTAGAAGGCCAACCTATCGGCCATTTTGACGGCTACTGTATTGATGAGCAGGATATTGAGATAGAGCGCTATCAGTTCAACGCTGACTATCTCGCGAACGCCACCCATACGGATAGGGTTGAAGAGACACTGGTAAGCCACCTGTTAAAATCTAACTGCCTGATCACGCATCAGCCCGATTGGGGCTCGGTACAAATTCGCTATCGCGGCCCGCGCATTTCACGCGAGGCATTGTTGCGTTATCTGGTGTCTTTCCGTCATCACAATGAATTCCATGAACAGTGTGTTGAGCGTATTTTCAACGACCTGATGCATTATTGCCAACCGGAATACCTTGCGGTGTACGCGCGCTACACGCGGCGCGGCGGTCTGGATATTAATCCCTGGCGTGCCAATGGCGATTTTACCCCCACCCATTCACGCCTGGTTCGCCAGTAA
- the ppnN gene encoding nucleotide 5'-monophosphate nucleosidase PpnN, whose translation MITHISPLGSMDLLSQLEVDMLKRTASSDLYQLFRNCSLAVLNSGSQTDSSHELLSRFENFDINVLRRERGVKLELINPPEEAFVDGRIIRSLQANLFAVLRDILFVNGQIVNAGRFQHLDTENAVHITNLVFSILRNARALHVGEFPNTVVCWGGHSINAIEYQYCRNVGTQLGLRELNICTGCGPGVMEAPMKGAAVGHAQQRYKEGRFIGLTEPSIIAAEPPNPLVNELIIMPDIEKRLEAFVRIAHGIVIFPGGVGTAEELLYLLGILMNPANHDQVLPLILTGPKESADYFHVLDEFIVSTLGEQARRHYTIIIDDAAEVARLMKKAMPRVKENRRETGDAYSFNWSIRIAPDLQMPFLPTHENMANLNLYPNQPPEQLAAALRRAFSGIVAGNVKEMGIREIREKGPYKLHGDADIMHRMDDLLQGFVAQHRMKLPGTAYIPCYEIIK comes from the coding sequence TTGATTACACATATCAGCCCTCTCGGCTCGATGGATTTGCTTTCGCAATTAGAGGTCGACATGCTGAAGCGTACGGCCAGCAGCGATCTCTATCAATTGTTTCGTAACTGCTCGCTCGCCGTACTCAACTCCGGAAGTCAAACCGACAGCAGCCATGAACTGCTCTCCCGCTTCGAAAACTTTGATATTAATGTGCTGCGGCGCGAACGCGGCGTTAAGTTGGAATTGATTAATCCACCGGAAGAAGCTTTTGTCGACGGGCGTATTATTCGTTCTTTACAAGCCAACCTGTTCGCGGTGCTGCGCGATATTCTGTTTGTAAACGGCCAGATCGTGAATGCCGGACGTTTTCAGCATTTGGATACCGAAAACGCTGTCCATATTACCAATTTAGTGTTTTCGATTTTGCGTAACGCCCGCGCGCTGCATGTTGGCGAGTTCCCGAATACCGTGGTGTGCTGGGGCGGTCACTCGATTAATGCCATCGAATATCAGTACTGCCGCAACGTTGGCACCCAGCTCGGCTTACGCGAACTCAACATTTGTACCGGTTGCGGCCCCGGCGTAATGGAAGCGCCAATGAAAGGCGCGGCGGTCGGTCACGCCCAACAGCGCTATAAAGAAGGGCGTTTTATCGGCTTGACCGAGCCATCGATCATCGCCGCCGAGCCGCCTAACCCGCTGGTCAACGAATTGATCATCATGCCGGATATTGAAAAACGTCTGGAGGCGTTTGTCCGTATTGCACATGGTATCGTCATCTTCCCCGGCGGCGTAGGCACCGCGGAAGAGTTGCTGTATCTGCTGGGTATTTTGATGAATCCGGCCAACCACGATCAAGTGCTGCCGCTGATTTTGACCGGCCCGAAAGAGAGCGCGGATTACTTCCACGTGCTGGATGAGTTTATCGTTAGCACGCTCGGTGAGCAGGCGCGTCGTCACTACACCATCATCATTGACGATGCCGCCGAAGTTGCGCGGTTGATGAAAAAAGCGATGCCGCGCGTGAAAGAGAACCGGCGCGAAACGGGTGATGCCTACAGCTTTAACTGGTCGATTCGTATTGCGCCAGATCTCCAGATGCCGTTCCTGCCCACCCATGAAAATATGGCGAACCTTAATTTGTACCCAAATCAACCACCGGAGCAGTTAGCCGCTGCGTTGCGCCGCGCGTTTTCCGGTATTGTCGCCGGTAACGTTAAAGAAATGGGGATACGTGAGATTCGGGAGAAAGGCCCTTACAAGCTCCACGGCGATGCCGACATCATGCATCGTATGGATGATTTGTTGCAGGGCTTTGTCGCACAGCATCGTATGAAGCTGCCCGGCACCGCCTATATCCCATGCTATGAAATCATTAAGTAA
- the xni gene encoding flap endonuclease Xni, which produces MTIHLLIVDALNLIRRIHAVQGSPCQEACVNALRQLIGHAQPTHAVAVFDDDARNDSWRHRLLPDYKAGRPPMPEDLRAEMPALREAFSRAGVACRVAIDNEADDLAATLAVKVANSGHQATIVSTDKGYCQLLAPGIRIRDYFQKRWLDVPFIEHEFAVSPQQLTDYWALTGISSSKIPGVAGIGPKSAGQLLRQFGSLDAIYQRLEEVPEKWRNKLERQQEMALICRQVATLQTDLVLDGNLKELRLS; this is translated from the coding sequence ATGACTATTCATCTTTTAATTGTCGATGCGCTAAACCTTATCCGCCGTATCCACGCGGTGCAGGGTTCACCCTGCCAGGAGGCCTGCGTCAATGCGCTACGTCAGTTGATTGGGCATGCGCAACCCACTCACGCAGTGGCGGTGTTTGATGATGACGCGCGTAATGACAGTTGGCGCCACCGCCTGCTGCCTGACTATAAAGCCGGACGGCCGCCAATGCCGGAAGACTTGCGTGCCGAAATGCCCGCGCTGCGAGAAGCGTTTAGCCGGGCAGGCGTCGCCTGCCGGGTAGCGATAGATAATGAAGCGGATGACCTGGCGGCAACGCTGGCGGTAAAAGTCGCCAACAGCGGCCATCAGGCGACCATTGTTTCAACCGATAAAGGGTATTGCCAGTTGCTGGCGCCCGGAATTCGTATTCGGGATTATTTTCAGAAACGCTGGCTGGACGTGCCATTTATTGAACACGAATTTGCCGTCTCACCACAGCAACTGACCGATTACTGGGCTCTGACCGGTATCAGCAGCAGTAAAATTCCTGGCGTTGCGGGGATTGGCCCGAAAAGCGCCGGTCAGCTACTGCGCCAATTTGGCTCGTTAGATGCAATCTATCAGCGGCTGGAGGAGGTACCGGAGAAGTGGCGCAATAAACTGGAACGCCAGCAGGAAATGGCGCTGATTTGCCGGCAGGTTGCCACCTTACAAACCGACTTAGTGCTGGATGGCAACCTGAAAGAATTGCGGTTATCGTAG